The DNA sequence TTCATCGCCGAGCTGGTGGGACCCGACCTGGTGCCCAACGCGTCCGCGCTCAGCGGCGCCTACTTCAACATCGCGCGGGTGCTGGGCCCGTCCCTGGCCGGGCTGCTGATCGAGGCCGCCGGCACCGGCACCGTGATGCTGCTCAACGCGGCGAGCTACGCGGCGACCGTGGCCGGGCTGCGTGCCATGCGGCCCGGGGAACTGCACCGACCGCCCCGCCCGGCCGCGGGCCAGGCCCGGGTCACCGAAGGACTGGCCCATCTGAGGTCCCGGCCCGACCTGGTGGCGACGCTGGCCCTGCTCGCGGCGGTGTCGCTGTTCGGCCTGAACCTCCAGCTGACCCTGCCGCTCATGGCCCGTACCGTCTTCCACACCGACGCCGCCGCCTTCGGTCTGCTCACCGCGGCGCTCGCCGCCGGATCGCTGCTGGCCGCCTTCACCGGCACCCTGCGCCGAGGCCGCCCGCGGGCCCGCCTGGTCATCGGCTGGGCCTGCGCCTTCGGCGCCCTCGCGGCGGCCACCGGCTGGGCGCCGAACCTGGCGACGGCGCTGGTCCTGCTGGTACCGACCGGCTTCGCGTCCCTGTACTTCGCGCAGGCCGCCAACCACCGCGTCCAGCTGGGCAGCGACCCCGCCTACCGGGGCCGCGTCATGGCCCTCTACACCCTGATCCTCCAGGGCAGCGCCCCGCTCGGCGCCCTGTTCGTGGGCGTCGTCACCCAGTACCTCGGCACCCGTTCCGCGCTGTGGGCGGGCGGCCTGCTCTCCCTGGCGGCCGCCCTCGTCGCGGCGGCGGCCGACCGCAGTGACACACGCGCCGCGGCCACCACCCAGGCCGACCGGCCCCAGGAACACCCGCACCCCCACCCCCACCCGGCGGACCCCAGAACCGACCTCAAAACCGACCTCAAAACCGACCCCACAACGAAACCCGCATCCGAACCCACGCCCGGCACCGGGAGCCGCCCATGAACCTCCCCCATGTTCCGAACACGCCACGCGGCACCCGGGAGTTGGGCCCGTCGGACCTGCACGTCTGGCTGCTGCCGCCCCCCGCCTCACCGCGCGACATACCGGTCGGCGACCTCGACGAGCACGAGCGGCGCCGTGCGGCCGCCTACCGCAGGCAGAGCGACCGGCAGATGTACGTCGCCGCCCACGTGGGCCTGCGCCGGGTCCTGTCGGTCTACACCGGCGTAGCACCCCGGAGCCTGCCCCTCGGCCGGGAGTGGTGCGAGGAGTGCGGGGAACGGCACGGCCGGCCGGTCCTGGTCGATCTGCCGGGCGCCCCCGAGTTCTCGCTCTCGCACAGCCACGGCCTGGCCCTGGTCGCGGTCGCCCGCACTCGCGTCGGCGTCGACGTCCAGGCGCTGCCGTCGCCGGAGACCGTCGACGCCTGTCTGCCCCTGCTGCACCCGGCCGAGCGGCAGGAGATCACCCGGCTCCCCGGCGACCGGCGCCAGACGGCCTTCGCACGGCTGTGGTCCCGCAAGGAGGCGTATCTGAAGGGCCTCGGCACCGGGCTCGCCCGCGCGGCCGACCTCGACTACCTCGGCGAGGCCGCCGAGTCCTGGCGCCCGACCGGCTGGACGGTGCGCAACATGCCCCTGTGCGACGGCCATGTCGGCGCCGCCGCTCTGGCCGGCGACAAGGACTGGCGGTCCGCCCTGCACCCGGTGCCCGCCGAGTGGCTCCACACCCGGGACGCCGGCCTGCGGATCTCCGCCGTCCAGCCGGCCCTGCGCACGGTACTGCGCGCCCACGACCCGTCCGCCGTCCGGACGCACGCCCTCATCGACACCAGGAACAGGAAGGAAAGGGCCCAGGCATCATGACCGTAACCGTCACCGAACCCCGAGCTCCCGAAGCTCCCGTGCTCGACACCGCCCCGGACACCAGCGAGGCGGACCGGCTCACGGAACTGCGGACCATCAAGGAAAGCGCCCGCAACGGCCCCGACCCCAAGGCCACCGACCGCCAGCACGCCAAGGGCAAGCTGACCGCCCGCGAACGCATCGAACTCCTCCTCGACCCCGGCTCGTTCACCGAGGTCGAGGCCCTGCGCCGACACCGCGCCCAGGGTTTCGGCCTGGAGGCGAAGCGGCCGTACACCGACGGCGTCGTCACCGGCTGGGGCACGGTGGAGGGCCGCACGGTCTTCGTCTACGCCCATGACTTCCGCATCTTCGGCGGCGCCCTCGGCGAGGCCCACGCCCAGAAGATCCACAAGCTGATGGACATGGCCATCGCGGCGGGCGCTCCCCTGGTCTCCCTCAACGACGGCGCGGGCGCCCGCATCCAGGAGGGCGTCTCCGCGCTCGCCGGCTACGGCGGCATCTTCCAGCGCAACACCAAGGCGTCCGGCGTCATCCCGCAGATCAGCGTGATGCTGGGCCCGTGCGCGGGCGGCGCAGCTTACTCACCCGCCCTGACCGACTTCGTCTTCGCCGTGCGCGACATCTCCCAGATGTTCATCACCGGCCCGGACGTGGTGAAGGCGGTGACGGGCGAGGAGATCACCCAGAACGGACTGGGCGGCGCCGACGTGCACGGCGGCATCTCCGGCGTCGCCCACTTCGTCTACGACGACGAGCGCACCTGCCTCGAAGAGGTCCGCTACCTCCTGTCGCTGCTCCCCTCCAACAACCGCGAACTGCCGCCCGCCCACCCGACCGACGACCCCGCGGACCGCCCCGGCGACGCGCTGCTCGACCTGGTCCCCGAGGACGGCAACCGTTCCTACGACATCCGCAAGGTGATCGAGGAACTCGTCGACGACGGCGACTACTTGGAGGTCCACGCCGCCTTCGCCACCAACATCGTCTGCGCGCTGGCCCGCCTCGACGGCCACGTCGTGGGCATCGTCGCCAACCAGCCCGCCTCCATGGCCGGCGTGCTCGACATCCGGGCGAGCGAGAAGGGTGCGCGGTTCGTGCAGTTCTGCGACGCGTTCAACATCCCGCTGATCACCCTGGTGGACGTGCCCGGCTTCCTGCCCGGGGTCGACCAGGAGCACGAGGGCATCATCCGCCGCGGGGCGAAGCTCCTCTACGCGTACTGCAACGCCACCGTGCCCCGCGTCTCGGTCGTCCTGCGCAAGGCCTACGGCGGCGCCTACATCGTCATGGACTCCCGCTCCATCGGTGCCGACGTCGCCCTCGCCTGGCCCACCAACGAGATCGCCGTGATGGGCGCGGAGGGCGCGGCGAACGTCGTGTTCCGCCGGGAGATCGCGGCCTCCGACGATCCCGAGGCGATGCGCCGCCAGAAGATCGCGGAGTACAAGGACGAACTCGTCCACCCCTACTACGCGGCCGAGCGCGGCCTCGTCGACGACGTGATCGACCCCCGCGAGACCCGGCAGATCCTCAGCCGCGCCGTGGCGATGCTCGCCACCAAGTCCGCGGCCCTGCCCACCCGCAAGCACGGCAACCCGCCCCAGTAGGAGCCCTCATGACCACGGCCCAGACTCAGACTCAGACCTCGACCCCGCACCCGTCGACCTCCGACCTGCTCGCCGCCACGTCCTTCAAGGTCCTGCGGGGCGAGCCGAGCCCCGAGGAACTCGCGGCGTTCACAGCCGTCCTGACCCTGCGCCTGACCACCCCGGACGCCCCCACCCCGAAACGCCCCACCACGGCCCACTGGACCCGCCCGGAACGCCTGCGCGCCTACGCCTGTCCACGGGCCTGGCACAGCTGAGTCACCAACTGCCCCCTCGTCGCTGTCCGTTGTCGCACGACAGCACGCCGTAGCCGGTATGGTTACCCCCGTGACGCACCCGATGGGTGCGTCCTCCCTTCATTCCGGGCCCCACCTCGTCGGGGCCCGGCCCGACGAGAGCGGCTCCGGGACCGTGGCTGGCCGCCTCGCGTCGAAGGGAGGACGCCCCCGGATGGGCGGTCACGAGGAGCAGAAACTGACTTTCGTCATGCGGCTGATCCGGCTCCTGCCGGAGCGAGCGGCGAGGCACGCGAGGAGGTGGCTGCTCTGGTGGTGCAGCAGGTAGCCGGATGTCCCCATACCACGTGGGGACCTCCGACAGGCCCTTGCTGAGCTCGGGCCACCGTCCACACGGCCGGGCGAGGGCCCTTCTGCACCCAAGTACAGCACAACGGCCTCCCACCCGGCACCACGATCACCCACTGTTCACGCGACCGCGCACCGAGCCGACGGCCCCTGTCGCGAGGGCGATGAGCAGTGCCGCGGCCGCTGCCGTGACCGGCACGCCGTAGGCCGCCGCGGGAGAGAGGTGCTCCGCCAGCCAGCCGCCGGTCGCGCTGCCGCACGCGATGCCGCCGAGCAGGGCGGTCACCGCGAGGGTCATCCCCTCGTTGAGGTGGCCTTCCGTGGTGCGCTGCTGGACCAGGGCCATGTTGGTGATCATGGTCGGAGCCGTGGCCATGCCGGCGAACAGCAGCGCGACGCACAGCAGCGGGAGCGAGCCGGTGAGGGACGCGGCGAGCAGGGGCAGTGTCAGCAGCGCGGTCATCGCGGCTATGCACCACACGTAGCGGTACTCGGCGGGACCGGAGAGCCGCAGCCGCCCGTACAGCAGACCCGCCGCACAGGAACCGGCCGCCTGGAGCGCGAGCACCGCACCCGCCGCGGTTCGGTGGCCCTGGGCGTCCGCGAACGCGATCGTGACGACCTCCGTCGACCCGAACACCGCACCCATGGCGAGGCAGACGGCCAGCAGCGGGGGCATCCCGGGGGCGCGCAACGGTGACGTGCCGGCGGCCGTGGGGGCCCACGGCGGCGGTTCCGTCGACCGCTGGGCCGCGAACGCCAGTACGCCCGTCACCAGGAGCACCACCCCGACGAGCGTCCCCGCCTCCGGGAAGAGCGTCCCGCACAGGAAGGCCGCGATCACCGGACCCAGCATGAAGCACAGCTCGTCCGCGGCCTGTTCGAAGGAGTTCGCGGTGTGCAGGGCCTCGGCGTCGCCCTTGAGCAGGTGCGCCCAGCGGGCGCGTGACATGCCGCCGGTGTTGGGGGTCGTCGCGGTGGCGGCGTACGCGGCGAAGAGAGTCCAGGCGGGGGCGTCGTAGCGCACGCACAGCAGCAGCGCGAGGCTGCCCAGCGCCGCGCAGAGCGTGGCGGGTACGGCGACCCGGGCCTGGCCGTACCGGTCGACGAGCCGCGCCGTCCAGGGGGCGACCAGCGCGGTCGCCGCGAGGCCGGTCGCGGTGACGGCGCCGGCGAGGGCGTATGACCCCCGGGTACCGGCGATCATCACGACCGCGCTCACGCTGAACATGCCCATGGGGAGGCGGGCGGTCAGGTTCGCGAGGGTGAAGGCGCGGGTGCCGGGGTGGGCGAAGAGCCGGCGGTACGGGCGGGACGTGTGACCGGCGGAGGGGGCGGGGGCGTTCGTGGACGGCGATTGCGGCATGGCCCCACCGTCGCCCGCAGTGGATCAAGGGGTCCAACACCTGTTCGGGACGGATTCACGCACCTGTGTTGTGAGAGACGCGCGAGCTGTAAATTCCCCCGCATGCCAGCTGCCGCCCCCGCCCACCTCGACCCCCGCCTCCTGCGCGCCTTCCTCGCCGTGGCGGACGAGCTGCACTTCACGCGCGCCGCGGCCCGCCTGTACGTCGCCCAGCAGGCGCTGAGCCGGGACGTACGGCGGCTGGAGCGGGAGTTGGGCGCCGAGCTGTTCGTGCGGACGACCCGGCACGTCACGCTGACGGCCGACGGCGAGCGACTGGTGCCGTACGCCCGCCGTGCCCTCCAGGCCCAGGACGACCTGCTCGCCGCCTTCGGCCAGGCGCGGCCCCTGCTGGTGGACCTGAACTCGCCGGGCCTGGCCACCGGCCGCCGGGTCCTGCACCGGGCCCGCGAACTCGCCCCCGAGCACGAGCTGATGGCCCGCTACGAGAGCGGCCTGACGGGTGCGGCCGCAGAGCTGGTCGCGGGGCGGCTGGACGTGTCCTTCGGACGGTTCGCGGGACTGGACCCGGCGCTGCGGGCCGGCCTCGACCATCAGCCGGTCCGCTACGAGCCGATGGCGATCGTGCTGCCCGAGGACCATCCGCTGGCCGCCCTGGAGCGGGTGCCGCTGGCCGCGCTGGCCGGCGAGACCGTGTACGCCGGTGCCGGCAACCCCCGTACCCCGGAGTGGACCGACCTCGCGCACCGGCTCTTCGACGGGCGGGGCATCGAGGTCGCCCCGCCCGCGCCGCTCGCTGTCGGTGACGAGGAGTTCCAGCGGATCATGGCCAAGCTGCGCCACCCCGTCCTCGCCGTGGTCGACTTCCCGGCCATGCCCGGGACCGTGCTGCGCCCCCTGGCCGACCCCGTGCCCCTGTCGCCGGTGTCGCTGGTGTGGCGAAAGGGCCTCGCGCACCCCGCGTTCGACGCCCTGCGACACGCCGCGGCCCGGCTCGCGGCCGAAGAGGGGTGGCTGGAGCCGCCCGCCGATGGATGGGTCCCGGACGCGGACTCCACATCCTGGGTGTATACAACTAACGGCCCGACGTGAGCGCTATCACTTGTACGTCAAATGTCCCTTATTTGCCGATGTACTGAGTCGGATAACACTTTCCTCCGTGGAGAGATTGTGAAGGGCGCTGGTAATTTGTAGGCGCGCTGGACTGTGAGGTCGGCATATACCGAAGGCGAGGGGGAGGTCGTGGCGCCGAGGGGGAGTGGGGAGGAGCGGGAGGAGCCTCAAGAGCGGGACGCCACCATGCAGCTGAAGGTGTCCGGTTTGTTTCCGGTGGACCAGACCGTGCAGTTGCGTGTGCCGTCCCAACGCATATCCGATGCCGAAAGCGAATCGGCGATATCCGAAATATCCCGTTCCGTAGAGGCGGACTCATCGCAGCGAATACCCGGCGATGACACGCCCGACCAGCAGCATCGCCGCAGAAACCGCAACCGCCGCAAAGCCCCCAGCCCGCCCCTGGGCCCCCGCCTCGTCGCCGCTCTTCACCTGGCGCCCCTGCTGGCCTTCCTCGCCCCCCACGTCGCCCCCCTGGCCGACCGCCTCGCGCCCTATGCCCGCCGGATGCGGCCGCAGTACCCCCGGCCCGGACGCACCGGATGGCGCCGGTGGCTGCCCTCCTGGCGGCAGTGGCTCGGCGGCGCACTCGCCGGCGTCGGCCTCAGCGGCCTCCTCCTCGCCG is a window from the Streptomyces sp. NBC_00299 genome containing:
- a CDS encoding MFS transporter, whose translation is MRNFRLFAGGQIASATGTWMMVVAQDWLVLELTGDSGTALATVTALQFTPMLLLTLYGGRIADRYDKRALLTGANVVSGVLALLLGLLVTGGAAELGHVYVFALALGVANAVEVPARLSFIAELVGPDLVPNASALSGAYFNIARVLGPSLAGLLIEAAGTGTVMLLNAASYAATVAGLRAMRPGELHRPPRPAAGQARVTEGLAHLRSRPDLVATLALLAAVSLFGLNLQLTLPLMARTVFHTDAAAFGLLTAALAAGSLLAAFTGTLRRGRPRARLVIGWACAFGALAAATGWAPNLATALVLLVPTGFASLYFAQAANHRVQLGSDPAYRGRVMALYTLILQGSAPLGALFVGVVTQYLGTRSALWAGGLLSLAAALVAAAADRSDTRAAATTQADRPQEHPHPHPHPADPRTDLKTDLKTDPTTKPASEPTPGTGSRP
- a CDS encoding 4'-phosphopantetheinyl transferase family protein — encoded protein: MNLPHVPNTPRGTRELGPSDLHVWLLPPPASPRDIPVGDLDEHERRRAAAYRRQSDRQMYVAAHVGLRRVLSVYTGVAPRSLPLGREWCEECGERHGRPVLVDLPGAPEFSLSHSHGLALVAVARTRVGVDVQALPSPETVDACLPLLHPAERQEITRLPGDRRQTAFARLWSRKEAYLKGLGTGLARAADLDYLGEAAESWRPTGWTVRNMPLCDGHVGAAALAGDKDWRSALHPVPAEWLHTRDAGLRISAVQPALRTVLRAHDPSAVRTHALIDTRNRKERAQAS
- a CDS encoding acyl-CoA carboxylase subunit beta is translated as MTVTVTEPRAPEAPVLDTAPDTSEADRLTELRTIKESARNGPDPKATDRQHAKGKLTARERIELLLDPGSFTEVEALRRHRAQGFGLEAKRPYTDGVVTGWGTVEGRTVFVYAHDFRIFGGALGEAHAQKIHKLMDMAIAAGAPLVSLNDGAGARIQEGVSALAGYGGIFQRNTKASGVIPQISVMLGPCAGGAAYSPALTDFVFAVRDISQMFITGPDVVKAVTGEEITQNGLGGADVHGGISGVAHFVYDDERTCLEEVRYLLSLLPSNNRELPPAHPTDDPADRPGDALLDLVPEDGNRSYDIRKVIEELVDDGDYLEVHAAFATNIVCALARLDGHVVGIVANQPASMAGVLDIRASEKGARFVQFCDAFNIPLITLVDVPGFLPGVDQEHEGIIRRGAKLLYAYCNATVPRVSVVLRKAYGGAYIVMDSRSIGADVALAWPTNEIAVMGAEGAANVVFRREIAASDDPEAMRRQKIAEYKDELVHPYYAAERGLVDDVIDPRETRQILSRAVAMLATKSAALPTRKHGNPPQ
- a CDS encoding acyl-CoA carboxylase subunit epsilon; protein product: MTTAQTQTQTSTPHPSTSDLLAATSFKVLRGEPSPEELAAFTAVLTLRLTTPDAPTPKRPTTAHWTRPERLRAYACPRAWHS
- a CDS encoding MFS transporter, with product MPQSPSTNAPAPSAGHTSRPYRRLFAHPGTRAFTLANLTARLPMGMFSVSAVVMIAGTRGSYALAGAVTATGLAATALVAPWTARLVDRYGQARVAVPATLCAALGSLALLLCVRYDAPAWTLFAAYAATATTPNTGGMSRARWAHLLKGDAEALHTANSFEQAADELCFMLGPVIAAFLCGTLFPEAGTLVGVVLLVTGVLAFAAQRSTEPPPWAPTAAGTSPLRAPGMPPLLAVCLAMGAVFGSTEVVTIAFADAQGHRTAAGAVLALQAAGSCAAGLLYGRLRLSGPAEYRYVWCIAAMTALLTLPLLAASLTGSLPLLCVALLFAGMATAPTMITNMALVQQRTTEGHLNEGMTLAVTALLGGIACGSATGGWLAEHLSPAAAYGVPVTAAAAALLIALATGAVGSVRGRVNSG
- a CDS encoding LysR family transcriptional regulator: MPAAAPAHLDPRLLRAFLAVADELHFTRAAARLYVAQQALSRDVRRLERELGAELFVRTTRHVTLTADGERLVPYARRALQAQDDLLAAFGQARPLLVDLNSPGLATGRRVLHRARELAPEHELMARYESGLTGAAAELVAGRLDVSFGRFAGLDPALRAGLDHQPVRYEPMAIVLPEDHPLAALERVPLAALAGETVYAGAGNPRTPEWTDLAHRLFDGRGIEVAPPAPLAVGDEEFQRIMAKLRHPVLAVVDFPAMPGTVLRPLADPVPLSPVSLVWRKGLAHPAFDALRHAAARLAAEEGWLEPPADGWVPDADSTSWVYTTNGPT